The genomic interval GTTTAACATATCCTTATGTCGAACAAGAGTGGTGATCGAGCAAGCTTTTGGCGTTCTCAAGCGTAGGTTTCCATGTCTACATTATGGACTTAGAGTAAAACCTGACAGAGCAGCCAAAATAACAGTCGCGTGTGTCATTCTTCATAACATTGGATTAGAGAGGCAAGACATGTTTTCACGAACATGTGAGGATGACACGGATCAGCCACATGTTGTTTATGAAGGAGATGGGTCTGGAAACAGTTACAGAGACCACATCGCAGAATCTTTCTTTTAAGAacatatagttatataataacaagggctgtatgCAAAACATTCACAGTCATTTTGAAGATAACTAAACAAAGATTCATTCACATAATGATaaactaacaaagtattatatcaATAGCAAAAAGATAAGAGAAGGATCACCGAGGCTGCAGATCAAGAAAGACAATTAGAACAAAAGAATAGGCATATCAACagtattattcatttaaacagGTATATtggaaactagaaatgtgtcttAAATGCTAAagacaaatgcattttaaatatttcaccggACACAAATATATCTTGAGTCAAACATGTTTCAAGGGGCATATTGACTGCTAACAACAAGTTAAATGGATATTATTTGCAGCAAAAGCTACAAAGGACTGATTCATGCATGCTATGTgaattacatatataaataatgtatgacattaaaatatgaataagTGGAACACCAGAAGCCCATCAGTATAGCACTTTCATCATTTACCAaacttggtcctttatttatggtaaGTAGTGTTTCACTTATTCATATTTGAGTGtcacaaattatttatacatttaattaataaaacatgcataaatcAGTCCTATGTAGCTGTTTCTGCAAATAATAGCTATTTAACTTGTCTATTAGCAGTCGATATGCCCCTAAGAACATGTTAAGTTTAAGATTCAAACAAAAGAAGGCCTTGATCCATTGCAGACTTTGAATTGGAGTTTAACAactctttttttaaagtaaaaagttGTCTCTCTTGCTCTGCAGCCTCTGTGATCACCTTAATTCTAAGATCATGTAGCTGTTTTTCCTGCTGTTGCCTCTGCAACAGCAGGTCCAACTCAGCCTGTGCACGTCTTGTTTCCAGCTCAAGTAGCTCTTCTTCATAGCATCTGTTTCTCTTTCTCTTTTTCAACGATTCTggaaattaaatcatatattgacAAATTCAAATTGTGCTTAAGAAATTAAATACTTTCTTCATTTTATCCATGttttcatgcatgtttttgtaactGATTTATGCCAGTTATgatttgaacaatttatatgCACAAAAGAAACTTCATACATCAGTGAAGTTAAAAATGACTCTGTTCTTAAAGTTTTAATGGTTATTTCAGTTATGTGCATgctttttatcctattaccagaccAAAAACAATAGAATATCAAGTGATCGTATAAATATAAGCTCTATGCTAATATCGaaatttttagaccatggttttccgatattatatagtattttaacttttttctaattataaacgaccacaaaataatgAGTAATAGAATATTATGTGCGAGACAGAGAAACAAGTTGTAGTACATGTAAATTCTCTTAATATAGATTGGTTTAGGGTATTGGTTTATTTGAGTATTGGTTTATTGTGTAAAAGGCAATATGACTTTCATATATCATCTGCATACTCAAGTTAATAATAGTGTGATGTATCAGTATGCTTCCAGATTCAGAGGATGTCAAAAGATGATTTTTGGTCttaaaatattgacatattgaaatatatctttTGATGGTCTTGATGTTGAAGAAGTGGCTACATTCGAGGCAGTTGCAGGCTTTGATGTACACTCAGCAACAGTTATTGTACACTTGGCTGAGACTTCATCAGTGTCTGCCATCTCAGCAACATCAGCCACGCCTTCAATACAACAAATTATAACATCTatgaataaacaagaaatgtgtccatgaGACAATGATGCACCACTAATTGGCACCGGTCACAACTTTAGACAGACGGCCAGACATACAGATGTTACTATTAATGCCCCTTCACCATTTTTCGAATCACAAACATCGCAAAAAAAACCAATTAACATTCCACAAATTATTATTGCCAGATATGTATATAatggttaaatattaaacaagacaAATATATTAAAGCAGAGCCATTGTGTATGGTTCATTGTttaatgtttccaaaataatctGGTAACGTATATTGCAGGTCGGTTGCAGTTCTAAATATTCCATTCATATTCATTGCATGTtacaaatttgaaagaaaatgcaacagtgaaaaataaattaaaaagatcattatacatgcataaccATCACCTGAATCAATGCCACCCGGAATGCCAATCAGCTGTGGATTGTCGCGGATGCCATCTATGACCAGGTCTTCCACGGTGGTTAATACAGCTGGAGGCCCCCCTCCCGTTTCTTTTCTGTCAGACTCTTTTTTTTGGCTGAAATTAAGCGAGGTACATTTATGAACCattcttttaacttaaatatcatatactgtaatctttgaaaaattattaaacaatcaacattgatattttttatttttgatgtacAATAATAATTGGCAGTGattattattaaccctttgcatgctggtaaatttgtcgtctgctaatatgtcgtctgctgaattttcaaaaattagcattttcttcgattttgtttcaataatactatcagaatagcataaagtttggatcctgatgagacgccacgttctgtggcgtctcatctggatccaaactgtttgcaaaggccttcaaaatccggttccagcactgaaagggttaaacaaaacatggtaagaCTAAAATACTGAACTATTGAATTGAACAGTTCAAAAATAGTATTAACTGAAAGCTCTCAGCACATATACCAATGTATTTTAAGAGCATACATCTTTgtattataacaaataatttctcaatatattgacaacaagggacaaaattgtcacaaaaccaggttttcattgtgaaaaaaaaatctgataaagggagaaaactcaaactgaacttttgaaatgaccaaaaaaattaaccccctttgtaagtttttttttttaaatctatttttagtcgtggcgaccttgacattggagatactgacttgattctttcgtgggagacaccgtcccatgatggtgaacaaatgtgccaaatgattttaaaatctcacaatgaatgacatagttatggccaggacaagctcatttatggccatttttgacctttgaactcaaagtgtgaccttgaccttggagatatcgacgtaattatttcgtgcgacacaccgtccaatgatggtgaacaaatgtgccaaatgattttaaaatctgacaatgaacgacatagttatggcccggacaagcttattccgccagcccgccagcccgccagccagccagcccgccagccagcccgcccgcattcgccaatctaataaccagtttttttgcttcggaaaacctggttaaaaatgaacaCTGATTAAGGAATATGTAATAAAGATTAGAGATTACTTGTTAACTATTAATGGGCCAAAGGAACTAACTAAtgctattataattttttaatactcagaaatttatttttatcatcaaaataaCATTTAACTACATTTTGCCAAAGTACTAAAAATAATCAACAAGCATGAATAATGAGCGTGATTAAAGATCTAGCAAAATATTACTGGCGCGCAAAACACATGTAATGAGCTCATAATATTCAACAATTacatgaacttttttatttttatgtgcataaaatacttaataaattacatttaatattatacagtTTTTACAATGGGTgcaataaaagaaaacatttcaCTACATTACATAATGAGAACAtgtcattttgtttcatttttacatTCTATTAAAACTGGTACATACGATCATGATATAAATGCAAAATGTAAGGTACCTCGACATTTCAACTGCGCATACATGTCTTTTATTTGACGCACTGTCCTAGAACATTGTGCGACACTGGAGCTGAAATgaaaggtaatatagtcatattctaaatggaagaggaccataattgaaacatattcatTGCTTATGTTTTTCTATGTATAAAACGGGAAATAataatgtcaaaatgccagtcagagttacacaactttgcctgcacagtccccctatatagtaagtaagtgttgcaagtatgcaagcaatagctttgttactttaggtataaagtggacctaagcacaaaactcaaccaacttttcaatttttttaagtataaaaagggcacataattcttacaaaatgctaaatacagttgtctgctcttgtttataggttggggtcatgttgataaagaagtacacaaaatataaaagcaatatgtcaaaagacatagtcgagctaaaaatatatgaCACATATAAAGACATGAATGTCTATAAAGGCACCCTAGCAAACATGATTTTGCTAGATCtttcttattaatattttgttctgtctttgttttgataagaaaacattaacattttgtaaaaaataatcattatcaagtagaaacattttttcattaacaAAACCACAACAGTTTAGTATtggaattttttaattttttttgtttacactgAGTAGCACTATTTCTGTCCAAATTCTCATTTTTTTCTCGCACAGTGTATTCTATGCAATCAAATTAGTGACCAAAAATATTTGAGATAGTCCTGCATTTAAACAGAAAAATGAAtctaactttatatatatatataaataagtaatttCCAATTAGATTGTATCCTATCATTTTGTGGTCATTTAtctcataacagtaaaaaaaagttcaaatggTCCTTTGTGGATAAGATGCTGCAAAGCTTAATTATATAGCCTAAttgtaaaaagtatctctaaatttttgatttttttttatataattttgtaaaacaaaattatataacagGTTGGTTCAGACCAGGGTAGGAATAACTACTTGCTCTTGGTTATACATGTAGGACTGTttggaaagtattttaagtttaatcagaaatatttttatataacagGTTGGTTCAGACCAGGGTAGGAAATACTACTTGCTCTTGGTTATACATGTAGGACTGTTTGGAAAGTATTTTACATGTAAGTTTAATCAGAAATATTTTGAGAATTTCAGATTGTTAAGCTTTTCTCTTGCAATGCATATGCATTATAATCAGTCATGGTTTGAATAATAGATATTGTGCCATATCTCACACTTTGTGACTAATCATACTATGGTATTAGCATTTAGATCTAATACTGAATAAAAACTACTATGTAGCCTCTTTTAATGATTTCATATAATCTTAGATTTAGGGCGGACAGACCAAGGATTAACATGCAAAAGGCAATCAGATTCTAGAACCTGTAAGGAATTATGGTGAACGGATTTGTTGATTAGGGCTCTGTATGTGCTAATAATAGTGTAAGAATAGACTAAACAAGGCCGTCATTTTCAGAACATACATTTAATCGTCACAAACACACAGACGCTTGATAGGCTAGATGCTACTAATACTAGTGATATTATTTGAGACAATTAAACATGCCTAGAACTTCAGTGACTTGAAGTTattacaaatgatttaaaaacataattttcagtTGCAAACATGCAGCTGCCAAATATTTTCAGACATTGTTTTTGTTCATAGGTCACTGAaacattatgaatatatatattaatgccgAATTTTCTTACTTTCGGTTATACAGGCATGTGTTAGTTCTATcaaaacaaatgaatgttttgtCTACAGACTAACTTCACTAAGACTAATAGTAAgatgacatttcaaaacaaacaagttaattGCGACTCACCTATTGAAGGTATCAGCAACCTCTTGCCAGGTTTGTTCCTTTTTTTTGCCACCTAGTGTGGCACCTTTAAATCGACAATATAACTCGTCGTACCGATCATTTATCAGTTGAACCACGAAGGTTTTTTCCGACATAGACCAATGCACCTGAGCAGTCATTGTAGTTGCAGCAGACGTCAACAAAAAACAACTTCCGCTTAACCGCTTACGTCCACAAAAAGTCGAAAAAAAAAACGCTGTCGTTAAAACCGATGTTGAACgacatcaattttaaataacttcGTGAACTCGAACTTTGTCATCGATGTCACTTGACAACGATTTTCAATGTCatgcaaaatcgattttcgatgacagtaaaaagttttgtgaacacggggcctggtgCATTTtatattgccataagcagcataaaaatcaggccccgtgttcacaaagaaaattgacatcgattttcaatgtcaagtgacattgattttcaatttttgtcatcgGTTCTCAAACTTGGTGTTCACAAAGAAAATCGATGTCAAATGACATccaaaatcgattttcaatttgcaatcaaTGACACTGAAATTGACATTGATATTGGGCATTGTCAAATTGAAAATTGATGACAATCACCATGGTAAGAAaacaatatggccgacattgaaAGACGTCTTCGTCGCGCTCGATACTTAAATGAATTGTTTCCAATGGATAGGAGAGTTTTCCGTGATCGAACGAACCCATTGGAAACTTTGTCCCCGATGGATATTCGTGAACGGTACCGGTTTTTCCCGGAAACTATTCTGTTTCTTGTCAACATGCTGAATTTGGAGAGGGCTACTGAACGTTCTTGTCCTCTTCCGCCGCTCATTTCAACTTTAGCGGCATTGCATTTCCTTGCAACTGGCACACACCACATTGTGACGACAGGGCTTCATGGAATCCCAAGGTCCAGTGTATCTAGAGcggtcaagcaatttacagacaGCGTGTGTCTACATCTAAATGACTTCGTTTTCTTCCCAAATATCGAAAATGTGCAACGGACGGTGCAAAAACAGTTTTACAACATCGCTGGTGCGTATTAGCTCTGAATATAATTTAATCggacaatttaatgatttttgattggttgtcaaGTAAACAGATAAGGAGAGTTAAATGTTTCTTAGTCGAATCGGGCACAATTCAAAACGTTGTATGAGTACTGTATGCTATATTTATACGTCTTGAAATAACATACGtgtatattaagtatattacGTGTTTGATAAGTATAATAAACATAACTGTTTATTAGTGATTGTTATTTTTGTGAACACATATATTGACATGAAAGACAGAAGATTGAACTtgtaacttttgaaaaaaatattgcggAAACTTTGTTTGTAGTATACTCAAATTAGTATAAAATTATCTAATACAAATGTCGATTAGGCtaacaatgttattgtctttaaaGGTTTCCCCCAAGTGGTTGGTGTTGTTGATGGGACACATATCCGTATTCAAGCGCCTAGCGCCAACGAAGACGATTATGTGAACAGAAAGGGATTTCACTCCCTTAATGTACAGGTAAAACAATAAGTGAAATAAAGTCCATGAACATTTCCtcaacttgtattttttttagattatatatgtttaaaggttGTCTGTTCACAGTGAAAATTGCAAAACGAAACTATTGACAATTGGATGTTCTGTTGTTTACTTGTATTATTGTGATATCAGACAAAATGACATTGTGCAGTGTGATTTTTATTAAGATTTGTGGTTTCTTTTTGCTCTATAGATGATTTGTGATGCCACTTTTCGGTTTGTTGACGTAGTCGCAAAGTGGCCTGGGAGCGTTCACGATTCAAGGATCTTTCGTGAAAGCGCCATACGTCAGCGTTTTGAAAGAGGTATAATGACAATTACATGAAGACTATTCAGTATTATGATGTTATTCATTCATTGCACACATTTATTTAAGCATAGAATTATTACCGGTACATCAAAACTAACaagcacaattttattttattgaagcgTTTCCTTCTTTTCAAGTAGGTTTGATCACCAgccatatatataaattatctatccatccatccatccatccatccatccatccatccatctgtcAAGTctggttttattttatataacagcTTTTAAAACGATCACATGTATTATTATCACATCACATTTGACAAATGAAAGCAACTTAAAACATCACCTTTTTACGCAATGACACAATTGAATTAGCGTCTCATCAGCccaataaataattcatactaACAACAAAAATTGAACTTCATTGAAATCACATCATTCCAAATGATCACAGTAACtaatatcacaattatttaaatgtaacataaacaacaacatattacatCAATAACGTTATAACTATGTCATAAACTTGCATGCATTAAACAATACACTGCTTGATATCGTTGTTTGACATTACAGTGCTGCAAAatgatctttttttttataacaggTGAAATCGACGGTCTTCTGCTTGGTGACTCTGGCTATGGATGCAAGAGGTATCTTATGACACCATATCAAAATACCGACAGTCCTTGTAAGGTATAGTTATTAAATGGatctttaaaacaatgtaacataTACTCAGAATTAAATTTTGTTAACCTTAGATTAAAcgaaacaaggactgtttgtaaaacatgcatgccccccatatgggctgtccgttgtagtggcagccattttgtcaatacgtttttgtcactgtgaccttgacctttgacctagtgacctgaaagtcaataggggtcatctgcgagtcacgatcaatgtacctatgaagtgtcatgatcctaggcaaaagtgttcttgagttatcatccgaatatcattttactatttcgggtcaccgtgaccttgaccttgtgacctcaaaatcaataggggtcacctgcaagtcatgatcaatctacctatgaagtttcatgatcctaggcgtatgcgttcttgagttatcatccggaaatcattttactatttcaggtcactgtgaccttgacctttgaccttgtgacctcaaaatcaataggggtcatctgcaagtcatgatcaatctacctatgaagtttcatgatccaaggcgtatgcgttcttgagttatcatccggaaaccattttactatttcaggtcactgtgaccttgacctttgacctagtgacctcaaaatcaataggggtcatctgctagtcatgatcaatgtacctatgaagtttcatgatcctaggcacaagtgttcttgagttatcgtctgacaaccacctggtggacagaccgaccgacagaccgaccgaaagaccgacatgagcaaagcaatataccccctcttcttcgaagggtggcataaatactAATCATCATGAAAAGGTTTAATATTTACTTACAGGCATAAAGCAATGTCACCAAACTAGCATTAGTTCTTAACATTTAGTGGAATGATTGCAATATTATTAGTATGTTGTTTCATTTACAGGAACGGTTTAACATATCCTTATGTCGAACAAGAGTGGTGATCGAGCAAGCTTTTGGCGTTCTCAAGCGTAGGTTTCCATGTCTACATTATGGACTTAGAGTAAAACCTGACAGAGTAGCCAAAATAACAGTCGCGTGTGTCATTCTTCATAACATTGGATTAGAGAGGCAAGACATGTTTTCACGAACATGTGAGGATGACACGGATCAGCCACATGTTGTTTATGAAGGAGATGGGTCTGGAAACAGTTACAGAGACCACATCGCAGAATCTTTCTTTTAAGAacatatagttatataataacaagggctgtatgCAAAACATTCACAGTCATTTTGAAGATAACTAAACAAAGATTCATTCACATAATGATaaactaacaaagtattatatcaATAGCAAAAAGATAAGAGAAGGATCACCGAGGCTGCAGATCAAGAAAGACAAGTTAGAACAAAAGAATAGGCATATCAACAGTATTATTCATTTTAACAGGTATATtggaaactagaaatgtgtcttAAATGCTAAagacaaatgcattttaaatatttcaccggACACAAATATATCTTGAGTCAAACATGTTTCAAGGGGCATATTGACTGCTAACAACAAGTTAAATGGATATTATTTGCAGCAAAAGCTACAAAGGACTGATTCATGCATGCTATGTgaattacatatataaataatgtatgacattaaaatatgaataagTGGAACACCAGCTGCCCATCAGTATAGCACTTTCATCATTTACCAaacttggtcctttatttatggtaaGTAGTGTTTCACTTATTCATATTTGAGTGtcacaaattatttatacatttaatta from Dreissena polymorpha isolate Duluth1 chromosome 1, UMN_Dpol_1.0, whole genome shotgun sequence carries:
- the LOC127865567 gene encoding uncharacterized protein LOC127865567, which translates into the protein MSSQKKESDRKETGGGPPAVLTTVEDLVIDGIRDNPQLIGIPGGIDSGVADVAEMADTDEVSAKCTITVAECTSKPATASNVATSSTSRPSKDIFQYVNILRPKIIF
- the LOC127865576 gene encoding putative nuclease HARBI1: MADIERRLRRARYLNELFPMDRRVFRDRTNPLETLSPMDIRERYRFFPETILFLVNMLNLERATERSCPLPPLISTLAALHFLATGTHHIVTTGLHGIPRSSVSRAVKQFTDSVCLHLNDFVFFPNIENVQRTVQKQFYNIAGFPQVVGVVDGTHIRIQAPSANEDDYVNRKGFHSLNVQMICDATFRFVDVVAKWPGSVHDSRIFRESAIRQRFERGEIDGLLLGDSGYGCKRYLMTPYQNTDSPCKERFNISLCRTRVVIEQAFGVLKRRFPCLHYGLRVKPDRVAKITVACVILHNIGLERQDMFSRTCEDDTDQPHVVYEGDGSGNSYRDHIAESFF